A portion of the Haemorhous mexicanus isolate bHaeMex1 chromosome 3, bHaeMex1.pri, whole genome shotgun sequence genome contains these proteins:
- the SDE2 gene encoding splicing regulator SDE2, whose amino-acid sequence MAAPGPEPLWVRDPLGPRARPLPLPPGGGSVLCLRRDRARELNIPEENLYVKCNGRLVSDEDELQSGVVYSLEPRLCAGKGGFGSMLRALGAQIEKTTNREACRDLSGRRLRDVNHEKAMAEWVKKQAEREAEKEQRRLERLQRKLAEPRHTFTDPEYERQYREMAERQEESLRIGLQVIASKAVSSESGKSRKRPGEPGKSEIKSEKRKCPWPGLDEATGSGWEDDNKDDSPCASDRSCPSGSSANGSLGNSDECSSSSVASAEDSPSTSASEKPLEQPEGPGRDLQGEVCTGGQAEILSEENSKMTEAPKEDTQGKNGVTQAQKEEQENVPAKAQETNQSQSTEVEPIDLLAFNSAAELEALGLEKLKMGLMSLGLKCGGTLKERAARLFSVRGLSRDEIKPSLFAKPPKGKTSG is encoded by the exons ATGGCGGCGCCGGGGCCGGAGCCGCTGTGGGTGCGGGACCCGCTAGGGCCGCGGGCGCGgccgctgccgctgcccccCGGGGGCGGCTCCGTGCTCTGCCTCCGCCGCGACCGCGCCCGGGAGCTG aACATCCCAGAAGAAAACTTGTATGTGAAGTGTAATGGGCGCCTGGTCAGCGATGAAGATGAGTTGCAGAGTGGAGTTGTTTATAGCCTGGAGCCGAGGCTTTGTGCTGGAAAAGGAG ggtttgggtcGATGCTGCGAGCCCTGGGTGCTCAGATTGAGAAGACAACAAACAGAGAGGCATGTCGGGATCTCAGTGGAAGGAGACTGAGGGATGTCAATCATGAGAAAGC GATGGCGGAGTGGGTGAAGAAGCAGGCGGAGCGGGAGGCGGAGAAGGAGCAGCGGCggctggagaggctgcagcGGAAGCTGGCGGAGCCGCGGCACACGTTCACCGACCCCGAGTACGAGCGGCAGTACCGCGAGATGGCCGAGCGCCAGGAGGAGTCGCTGCGCATCG GCTTGCAGGTTATTGCCAGCAAAGCAGTGTCATCAGAAAGTGGCAAGAGTCGGAAACGTCCGGGTGAGCCTGGGAAGAgtgaaataaaatctgaaaaaagaaaatgtcctTG GCCAGGGTTGGATGAGGCCACAGGCTCAGGCTGGGAGGATGACAATAAGGATGACTCCCCTTGTGCATCTGACAGAAGTTGTCCTTCAGGCAGCAGTGCTAATGGAAGTCTTGGAAATTCAGATGAGTGTtcaagcagctctgtggcttcAGCAGAGGACAGTCCATCTACCAGTGCAAGTGAGAAACCACTGGAGCAGCCAGAAGGTCCTGGAAGAGATCTGCAAggagaggtgtgcacaggtggGCAGGCTGAAATTCTGtctgaagaaaacagcaaaatgacAGAGGCCCCAAAGGAAGACACCCAAGGAAAGAATGGAGTGACTCAAGCTCAgaaagaagagcaagaaaatgtTCCTGCAAAGGCACAGGAAACAAACCAGTCACAGAGCACA GAGGTAGAACCAATAGACCTGCTGGCTTTCAACTCTGCTGCTGAACTGGAAGCCCTGGGTTTAGAGAAGCTGAAGATGGGATTGATGTCTTTGGGACTGAAATGTGGAGGCACTTTgaaggaaagagcagcaaggCTTTTTTCAGTGAGAGGTCTGTCTAGAGATGAGATCAAGCCATCCCTATTTGCAAAGCCCCCTAAAGGGAAAACCTCTGGTTAA
- the LOC132324520 gene encoding histone H3.3A: MARTKQTARKSTGGKAPRKQLATKAARKSAPSTGGVKKPHRYRPGTVALREIRRYQKSTELLIRKLPFQRLVREIAQDFKTDLRFQSAAIGALQEASEAYLVGLFEDTNLCAIHAKRVTIMPKDIQLARRIRGERA; the protein is encoded by the exons ATGGCCCGTACCAAGCAGACCGCCCGCAAGTCCACCGGTGGCAAGGCGCCCCGCAAGCAGCTCGCCACCAAAGCCGCCCGCAAGAGCGCGCCCTCCACTGGCGGGGTGAAGAAGCCGCACCGCTACAG GCCGGGTACCGTGGCTCTGCGTGAAATCAGGCGCTATCAAAAGTCCACCGAACTTTTGATCCGCAAACTCCCCTTCCAGCGTCTGGTGCGTGAAATTGCTCAGGACTTCAAGACAGATCTGCGCTTCCAGAGCGCTGCCATCGGTGCTTTGCAG GAGGCAAGTGAAGCCTACTTGGTTGGGCTGTTTGAAGACACCAACCTGTGTGCTATCCATGCCAAACGTGTCACAATCATGCCAAAAGATATCCAGCTAGCACGCCGCATACGTGGGGAGCGTGCCTAA